ATTtgcagcaatttttttcagcgATCGTTCCAAAGTATCCCTTTAAAGGTTATTGCGACACTAACCTACGTAGATTTTGCACCGGTGAAGACATTACGAATGACATCAGCATGGTCATTGATGTTCTCGATGGGGTCAAGGTTCTACACTACACGTTTGAAACCTGGGTCTTAACCACATTCGGTAGGCAACATCACTTGACCTTGAAAAgaagatggctaagaagcaagcgagctggttgaagttgatgcataatgtaaaaccccgagactagggaacagaaagggacagacacaacacaaagtctcaaacacagctgaaaacttTGCTTCGCAGACCACAAACATATACACAACAGagggaaagaaaaacacacagttgaggacaaaataagAGGTCAATTCGGGAGAACGAGcagtctgctcaaggccgggCCAAGGATTACGAAcgggttgctgacacagttcccacaagaggttatGCAAAGGGtgtctctctcaaaagtcttctgtgagggtccacttcagAAGTCTTTACAATTGTTCATCCTATAAAGGGAAGGAATCTGAACATTCCTCCAAATGCTTAGCAGTTTCGAAATTTGAAGCTTTATTTCTTACTTTTAAggaatgctctctcaaacgatcatttaagcagCGTTTTGTCTGACCAATATAACAGAAGCCGCAAGTTAGGGGCACCTGATAAATGACgcgagacttcgtgttgtgcctgtcccttcgtgttccctagtctctggGTTTTACATTACGCATCACTTTACCCTGACTTCTTTTAGGACCTAGGGCTACGTATAGTTTGCTGGTGCCTGTCACAGCACATGTTCACCATTCTTGCCTGCAACTTCTCATTTGACTCGTTCAGCCATGCTTCAGCTTCAAGCCTTTCTTTTTCGACTCTGCGTGAACGCTGTGGTGTGAGCAAAACTTTTTCCTACTTTCTGCTGCATACAAATGTGTAGCGTTAAGACATCCCCCTTTGCCAATTACGGGACAGCTGAAATGCAAGCAAGCTAGTGAGTAGAATTGATGAGAGGCACCCCTGAGGCTAGGACCGTCGTCGTCTGTGTGTGTCCCTTTGCCGTTATGGAAGGGACGCCGAGACACAACAGGTGCTTACATTCAACATTTCAGTGCATTTCAGAGCAGCTTTCATATTTTAGATCCCCATCCACCCACTGCAGATCAAACAAGCTGCAAGTCATAATCTGATCCAGGCATAAAAGCCCAATTTGTGGCACTCTGTTTAGTCCCTTGAATGTTCCCTCGCTACGTTTTGCAAAATGTCTATTACTGTTGTCTAGCATCTTTGCTAGTGGATATTAGCTATGTTAGTCACATGTCTATCAGCATCATTGTCCTATGGTCAGGGTATGGCCAACAGAGGAACTTCATCTCATTAagggaggaagaagaagaagaagaatgttcCTTTGTGCTAGCACTGCCAGTCTGTGAATGTCCCAGGCCACAGATCTTGATGTAAGACATGCCAATACTTTTCCTAGACATGTGATACATGCTCAGCGTGACTCTCCTTGCATTTCAGCTGTTTGCGATCAACACAGACCGCTCCCTACACGACCAGACACCCAATGAGGACTTTGGTAACATTATCGCCTCGTGCTTGTTACTGGCATCCGTGTTTAGTGTCCTTCTGGCGGGATCCCTGCTGTTCTACAAGCTGCTGTCATCCGAGGCATCCGACACCTCCGACAGCCAGTACTGCCGTACTGAAGACTGTAAGCTGATTGGGTGGATGTACTCCAAATACATTGGCCGCGGGGACAATCCGTGTAATAATTTCTACCAGTACGTTTGCCAGGGATTCGAAGTAAGTGTCCTTGGCGCCATGGCAACCAACTTGTCGCGCAATATTTACGAGGCGTTCATTGAGCTAAAGACTCCTCGCAAGAACCAGACTGCACCGCAGAAAGCTGCTTCGTTTTACCAGCAATGCTTGGTTGCCGCAAGagtcgcaaagaaagaaaatggcaACCTCCTCGCTACATTTTTCCGTGACCTCAAGCTGTCCTTCGAAGTGTTGCAGACGACGGACCCGATAGATACGTTGGTCTTGCTAGGGATGCGTTACGACCTTCAcatcttcttctcttttgcttTGAAGAAACTGACGCTGATAGCTGATGACTACTTGTTTTTGGTGAAGGAGAGTGCCCTCTTCGAGGCTTGGCGAAAGAGACGCGCATCCTATCTTAGAGTACAGGGCCGATACAGTGAATACGTACAAAACGTATTAGATGGAATCGACATCACGGAGAAGACTGAGCTTGACAACGTGACGAGTCGAATCCGCTCAGTGGAAGATGAGGTTATCAAAGTCAGGAGTCAGAATGACGGGAAACATAATTACATCACAGTTCGACTCTCAAGCTTTCTGACAGACCCGGCACTGCTGCCTCGGTGGGACGCTGCTCTCGAGAAACACACAACGTACGTGTTACCTTCAAACTACTCAGTCTCCAGCGAAGAGCAGATGTACACATTCCTTAACAACATATTTGCGATTGACACGAGTCGACTGAGCACTTACATCACCTGGGAGGCAGCTAGGCAACTGTCCGTTTTGTCCGGTATGGTCGCGGATCCAGATGTGGTTTTCAACAGCAACTACTGCTACGCGATGACGTTACGGCTCTTCAAACACGCCGTAGTATCGCCTTACCTCATCTCGGTCATAGATCACCCAAAACTGGATGCCGTTTCAAACATCATCACAGATATCTGGGACAGCGCCTCTCAACGCATGGCAGAGTCGAGCTGGTTGGACAACTCGACAAAGACTGCCCTGTTACGGAAGCTCCACAGGTTGAAATTTGTCGTGGGCTATCCGACCGGCATGAGCACCGCCCTGGGTCTGGAGCTCCTGTACTCCGACTACCCCGACATGACAGGTCCTTATCTTTCAGCACTGCTGAAAGCCTCGCACGCCTACAGCAGGAGCCTTCTGAAGCACATCCACGCCTTTCCCGACGATCTAGTGGCAGCGGATTTTAACTACGACTCCGTCGGCGCCTATTACATCAGGGGCAACTACGTCTACATTCAAGCTGGACTCCTGCTACCACCCGCGTACGTTCACGGGGCACCACCCGAAATTAACTACGGCGGACTCGGTCACGCCATAGCCCACGAAATGATGCGCGCGTTCGACGACTCGTCCAGGAAAGTTGACGAGTACGGTAATGAAATCGCCTGGTCAGCGGAAAGCGACAAAGCATTTAAGGACAAGATGGAGTgtctcaacagcagcagcatcaTCGCGACCCCGAGAAGGCAGCGCGTATTGCGCGACGACTACGAGCCTGACGCGCTGGCAGTGAAGTCACTTTATGAGGCCTACAGGATGGCTTCCGACGATTCTTCCCTTAGGATCGAGGGCCTGGAACGTTACACGAGCGACCAGCTGTTCTTTATTAGCAGCTGTTACTTTTACTGCTTGGGCAGGGCGGAGAGGAGAATTTCTCGTCCTGCGCGCCCGCATCGCTGCAATGTTCCCTTGGCCAACAGCGCACAGTTTGCCACGGCGTTCAACTGTGCACCTGGAACTCCCATGAACCCTACAACGAAATGTGAAATCTGGTAGACGTGGAAGTGTGTTTTGAAAAGACCCACAAGTATGTGGAAAGGTGTCTCATCTTCACCTTGCTGACAATTTTGTGCAACTGTGAATATTGGAAGATATATATAAGACAGCTTCAACTCAATTACAATACTGCACAACTTTCAGTCCCATTAATGGTGCGCAATAAACCGTATCAAATACAGTGCGAGTCTCAAATTACATTACTGGTTGCTGAACGCCGTTTTATGCCGCGCGCCTCAACTACACGGAGGAAGATTTAAAAAGTAGAGCATCCGTATAACCTATATGGAAATTGAATGAACCAAATGTTGATAGCACACGCTTGATCGTGTATTGTACTAATATTTCTCTCAAGAAACTCTGCGAGACAAGACTGCGTTGAACAGCAGAGGCTCTCGAACCAAGGCTCGTGCATCGTTGTCCACTTCTTCATGGTCCACGGGGTGTTGGATTCTTTCACCCTGGGATGGTATCTGTAAACGCCagtaattgattgattgattgtcaTGCGTGTGGTGTTCAATGCTCTTGGATGCACCTTGCTTGGCAGCAGTCTTACAACAGAATAAGGGGACTTGCAGCGATTGCCTCACACCATGCGCCATTTTGAGCTGGGTTGCGCACCACTGTGTCTAGGATGTGATGGCTGTGACTTTGAGATTGGACTTTGAGATTGAACTGACGATAGCTGCACCAAATGTGCAAGAAGACAAAGGGGCCGGTGCAAGCTGTGCTATAGTTTGACTGAACGAGAATGTGAAAGGAgcgaagtgaagtgaagtgacgcacctcatcccttttgaatcagaGCAGTCGTTAAAAGAACGCCATCCAGGGGCCATCCAGGAGCTTGTCCACCATCACTAGGGGTCACTGGAGTTGCAGTGCCAGGATATCGCTTTGCGAGCACCCAATTGCGCGATACTTTTATTTCGTGGTTTGCTGGTTTTCATTTTATGCTAAGACTGAAAACACAGATGAAAGTTTGCTTGCTGGAAGACCGGTTAGCCGTTTAAATATTGAGTGTAGTGGTTCCATGTCAAAGGGGAAGATTACCAGGACACTTGATCCTATTTACATATAGTCTATTTTTGAACACGTAAAGCAGAGTAAACTAGATTTTGACACATTTACTTTTCCAGCCTCAAA
This genomic stretch from Ornithodoros turicata isolate Travis chromosome 9, ASM3712646v1, whole genome shotgun sequence harbors:
- the LOC135368136 gene encoding endothelin-converting enzyme 2-like, whose product is MSQATDLDLFAINTDRSLHDQTPNEDFGNIIASCLLLASVFSVLLAGSLLFYKLLSSEASDTSDSQYCRTEDCKLIGWMYSKYIGRGDNPCNNFYQYVCQGFEVSVLGAMATNLSRNIYEAFIELKTPRKNQTAPQKAASFYQQCLVAARVAKKENGNLLATFFRDLKLSFEVLQTTDPIDTLVLLGMRYDLHIFFSFALKKLTLIADDYLFLVKESALFEAWRKRRASYLRVQGRYSEYVQNVLDGIDITEKTELDNVTSRIRSVEDEVIKVRSQNDGKHNYITVRLSSFLTDPALLPRWDAALEKHTTYVLPSNYSVSSEEQMYTFLNNIFAIDTSRLSTYITWEAARQLSVLSGMVADPDVVFNSNYCYAMTLRLFKHAVVSPYLISVIDHPKLDAVSNIITDIWDSASQRMAESSWLDNSTKTALLRKLHRLKFVVGYPTGMSTALGLELLYSDYPDMTGPYLSALLKASHAYSRSLLKHIHAFPDDLVAADFNYDSVGAYYIRGNYVYIQAGLLLPPAYVHGAPPEINYGGLGHAIAHEMMRAFDDSSRKVDEYGNEIAWSAESDKAFKDKMECLNSSSIIATPRRQRVLRDDYEPDALAVKSLYEAYRMASDDSSLRIEGLERYTSDQLFFISSCYFYCLGRAERRISRPARPHRCNVPLANSAQFATAFNCAPGTPMNPTTKCEIW